One Carcharodon carcharias isolate sCarCar2 chromosome 1, sCarCar2.pri, whole genome shotgun sequence DNA window includes the following coding sequences:
- the LOC121281891 gene encoding homeobox protein Nkx-2.5-like isoform X2, whose protein sequence is MLPSPAISTTPFSVKDILNLEHRQQKQWIPDHLSATLDLLSSPYMLEQATQPQNALLSGAGNEVGKPQVQRNRVAFSPGLSVNDTENSSESQMDMSFQSSSQEGKHLTREAKKNDALEGLGRRVRRKPRVLFSQSQVYELERRFKQQRYLSAPERDHLANVLKLTSTQVKIWFQNRRYKCKRQRQDKHLELGPAPPAPRRVAVPVLVHDGKPCLGASPSYSAPYNVSMAPYSYSIYPSYNAAACDGDYSCMYSSMPAVQQNASASPFANMSMNFNVGNMNYSAAQSQAHQNPGVSALQGTFHGIRAW, encoded by the exons ATGCTTCCAAGCCCTGCAATATCGACGACACCATTCTCTGTAAAGGATATTCTCAATCTCGAACATCGCCAGCAAAAGCAGTGGATTCCAGATCATTTGAGTGCAACTTTGGACCTCTTGTCTTCTCCTTATATGCTGGAGCAGGCGACTCAACCTCAAAACGCTCTCCTCTCAGGCGCTGGAAATGAAGTTGGCAAACCCCAGGTCCAGAGGAATCGTGTGGCATTTTCACCTGGCCTGAGCGTCAATGATACTGAGAACTCCAGCGAATCGCAGATGGACATGTCTTTTCAAAGCAGCAGTCAAG AAGGAAAACATCTAACGCGCGAAGCAAAGAAAAACGACGCTTTGGAAGGCCTTGGAAGGAGAGTTCGGCGGAAACCGCGAGTCCTGTTTTCTCAGTCCCAGGTCTATGAGCTGGAGAGACGCTTTAAGCAGCAAAGATACCTGTCCGCCCCAGAAAGGGATCATCTGGCAAATGTCTTAAAACTGACATCGACACAGGTCAAGATCTGGTTCCAGAATCGCAGGTACAAGTGCAAGCGGCAGCGCCAGGACAAGCATTTGGAGTTGGGCCCAGCCCCTCCTGCCCCTCGCCGGGTTGCAGTGCCTGTGTTGGTACATGATGGGAAGCCTTGCCTGGGAGCATCGCCCTCATACAGTGCACCATATAATGTCAGCATGGCACCGTACAGCTACAGCATCTACCCCAGCTACAACGCTGCAGCCTGTGACGGAGACTACAGCTGCATGTATTCGAGCATGCCCGCCGTGCAGCAGAATGCTTCTGCCAGCCCATTTGCCAACATGAGCATGAATTTTAACGTTGGCAACATGAATTACTCGGCAGCGCAGTCTCAGGCCCACCAAAACCCCGGGGTCTCGGCTCTGCAAGGAACTTTCCATGGAATCAGAGCGTGGTAA
- the LOC121281891 gene encoding homeobox protein Nkx-2.5-like isoform X1, with translation MPRSYPEMLPSPAISTTPFSVKDILNLEHRQQKQWIPDHLSATLDLLSSPYMLEQATQPQNALLSGAGNEVGKPQVQRNRVAFSPGLSVNDTENSSESQMDMSFQSSSQEGKHLTREAKKNDALEGLGRRVRRKPRVLFSQSQVYELERRFKQQRYLSAPERDHLANVLKLTSTQVKIWFQNRRYKCKRQRQDKHLELGPAPPAPRRVAVPVLVHDGKPCLGASPSYSAPYNVSMAPYSYSIYPSYNAAACDGDYSCMYSSMPAVQQNASASPFANMSMNFNVGNMNYSAAQSQAHQNPGVSALQGTFHGIRAW, from the exons ATG CCCAGGAGTTATCCCGAGATGCTTCCAAGCCCTGCAATATCGACGACACCATTCTCTGTAAAGGATATTCTCAATCTCGAACATCGCCAGCAAAAGCAGTGGATTCCAGATCATTTGAGTGCAACTTTGGACCTCTTGTCTTCTCCTTATATGCTGGAGCAGGCGACTCAACCTCAAAACGCTCTCCTCTCAGGCGCTGGAAATGAAGTTGGCAAACCCCAGGTCCAGAGGAATCGTGTGGCATTTTCACCTGGCCTGAGCGTCAATGATACTGAGAACTCCAGCGAATCGCAGATGGACATGTCTTTTCAAAGCAGCAGTCAAG AAGGAAAACATCTAACGCGCGAAGCAAAGAAAAACGACGCTTTGGAAGGCCTTGGAAGGAGAGTTCGGCGGAAACCGCGAGTCCTGTTTTCTCAGTCCCAGGTCTATGAGCTGGAGAGACGCTTTAAGCAGCAAAGATACCTGTCCGCCCCAGAAAGGGATCATCTGGCAAATGTCTTAAAACTGACATCGACACAGGTCAAGATCTGGTTCCAGAATCGCAGGTACAAGTGCAAGCGGCAGCGCCAGGACAAGCATTTGGAGTTGGGCCCAGCCCCTCCTGCCCCTCGCCGGGTTGCAGTGCCTGTGTTGGTACATGATGGGAAGCCTTGCCTGGGAGCATCGCCCTCATACAGTGCACCATATAATGTCAGCATGGCACCGTACAGCTACAGCATCTACCCCAGCTACAACGCTGCAGCCTGTGACGGAGACTACAGCTGCATGTATTCGAGCATGCCCGCCGTGCAGCAGAATGCTTCTGCCAGCCCATTTGCCAACATGAGCATGAATTTTAACGTTGGCAACATGAATTACTCGGCAGCGCAGTCTCAGGCCCACCAAAACCCCGGGGTCTCGGCTCTGCAAGGAACTTTCCATGGAATCAGAGCGTGGTAA